One part of the Deltaproteobacteria bacterium genome encodes these proteins:
- the sycN gene encoding type III secretion chaperone SycN has translation MLDHEIAEFGRRMGMPGFALTGGGVAALDIEGLGRVYFEHGDGELLVYLAVPVPAHDVQAPRRVLELCGYRHAHPMPLCGGVHAGNAVLLTRLDERVATAAMLENAIAFLGQMR, from the coding sequence ATGTTGGATCACGAAATCGCTGAATTCGGCCGTCGGATGGGCATGCCGGGCTTTGCCCTGACCGGAGGCGGCGTGGCCGCCCTCGATATCGAGGGACTTGGCCGCGTGTACTTCGAGCACGGGGACGGGGAACTTTTGGTGTATCTCGCTGTTCCGGTTCCGGCTCATGATGTCCAGGCCCCGCGCCGAGTGCTGGAGCTGTGTGGTTATCGTCATGCCCATCCCATGCCTTTGTGCGGTGGTGTGCACGCCGGAAACGCCGTGCTGTTGACACGTCTGGACGAGCGCGTGGCCACGGCCGCCATGTTGGAAAACGCCATCGCGTTTCTCGGACAGATGCGGGA